AATTTTCTTGTACACAATTTTCTGTGGATTACATGTGTTGTTTGtacttttaacattttacctCCTTAGGATTGGATGTTCGGTCGCTAAAGGATGCTACCTTTAAATTCTTTGGACCAGAGTCTGACTATGAGCACCCAGTGAATGCTACCTACAAAGAGAAGTCAGGTTTGTCAATTATTTCTGTAATAACATTATGATACCATTCAACTAACACATTAATAGATGATGTACAGATGTACTTAACATCTGATAAAGTGGAGAGTAATCTTTGAAATAAGTTCAAAAGTTTGTCTCATAATGACTAAAAAAGAACTGAATTTGATTTCCAGTAATCtcaataatatttgtattattttttttgtgcTCAAAATAAAGACactatttgaaaataaattcttTGTTAACATTTGAGTCAAGTCTATCATGTAAACCTTAGAGTCTAATCAATCCTGTAAGATTTTGAGCAATATCTATCATGTAAATTAGGTCAGTCTTATTGAGTAAACTTTTGATAGAAATATGTTACAACAGATGCTCAGAAGAACACTTTCCCCATCAAAGCACCCTGGAGACATTTCAGCGTGAAAGAGTTTCTAGCTAATCACAAGGCAGGGAAGGAACATACAGGTAGAAACTGTGTAGACACTGTGTATATGATTcctgtattttgataattttaatgaaGCTATGTTCCTTTTATTGATGAACTTGTCTGGAGTAAGCCTGCTTATCATCTTAAgctatttatttcattgttggTGTATGTGATCAAAACATAAGGtagttttgtgttgtttttttttttactttctaatgaTTGTCTTAGAAGTTAGTTAATAGATTATATTACATAAGATATTTCATGGGAGCTGGGCTGGGGAAGGAAATTAGTTTTCCTTAGCCTGCATATCTGTTTATACATTAAACAGATTTTATATGAATGTATGACGTTTCATTTATTAATTCATGGCAGGGTCCCCAACAGATGACCAGATAGACTGTGTTGTTCGTATCATCCCAGTGGTAGCCTTGTATGCTGGTCACCCCAACATGTTGACCATAGCTGAGGAGGTGGTACGCATCACCCAGGAGTCCGACTTCACTGTTGTAGTGGCTCTGTGTGCAGCAAGGTACTATATCTCATTACTGTAGAATTCACTGTAGATGTGGCTCTGTGTACATCAAGGTACTACATCTCATCACTGTAGAATTCACTGTAGATGTGGCTCTGTGTACATCAAGGTACTACATCTCATCACTGTAGATGTGGCTCTGTGTACATCAAGGTACTACATCTCATCACTGTAGATGTGGCTCTGTGTACATCAAGGTACTACATCTCATCACTGTAGATGTGGCTCTGTGTACATCAAGGTACTATATCTCATCACTGTAGAATTCACTGTAGACGTGGCTCTGTGTACATCAAGGTACTATATCTCATTACTGTAGATGTGGCTCTGTGTACATCAAGGTACTACATCTCATCACTGTAGATGTGGCTCTGTGTACATCAAGGTACTACATCTCATTACTGTAGAATTCACTATAGATGTGGCTCTATGTACATCAAGGTACTATATCTCATCACTGTAGACGTGGCTCTCTGTACATCAAGGTACTATATCTCATCACCGTAGATGTGGCTCTGTGTACATCAAGGTACTATATCTCATTACTGTAGATGTGGCTCTGTGTACATCAAGGTACTATATCTCATTACTGTAGATGTGGCTCTGTGTACATCAAGGTACTACATCTCATTACTGTAGATGTGGCTCTGTGTACATCAAGGTACTACATCTCATCACTGTAGAATTCACTATAGATGTGGCTCTGTGTACATCAAGGTACTATATCTCATCACTGTAGATGTGGCTCTGTGTACATCAAGGTACTATATCTCATCACTGTAGAATTCACTGTAGATGTGGCTCTCTGTACATCAAGGTACTACATCTCATCACTGTAGACGTGGCTCTCTGTACATCAAGGTACTATATCTCATTACTGTAGATGTGGCTCTGTGTACATCAAGGTACTATATCTCATCACTGTAGACGTGGCTCTCTGTACATCAAGGTACTACATCTCATCACTGTAGACGTGGCTCTCTGTACATCAAGGTACTACATCTCATCACTGTAGACGTGGCTCTCTGTACATCAAGGTACTATATCTCATCACTGTAGAATTCACTGTAGATGTGGCTCTCTGTACATCAAGGTACTACATCTCATCACTGTAGAATTCACTGTAGATGTGGCTCTCTGTACATCAAGGTACTACATCTCATCACTGTAGAATTCACTGTAGATGTGGCTCTGTTAAATGAGACAGATAATGTAATGTATCGGCTGTAAGATAATCATAGTATGACtattgtgtttatttgtcaCAGGATCCTTGAACATTTCATTCTGAATGGCCCAAGTGATGGAGTGTTGGAGGAAGTCATCAAACAAATGGACAACCCACACAGAGCAAACCCTCAGGAACTGGACAAAGCAATGGTTGGCAAAATACGTGAAGTTCTCCAAGGAAAAGAGACCAGCCACAAGAAAATGGCGAAACAGTTACGAatagactgaggtagggtgttactgggacagactgaggtagggtgttactaagatagactgaggtagggtgttactgggatagactgaggtagggtgttactgggacagactgaggtagggtgttactgggacagactgaggtggggtgttactgggataggctgaggtagggtgttactaagatagactgaggtagggtgttactgggacagactgaggtagggtgttactgggatagactgaggtagggtgttactgggatagactgaggtagggtgttactgggatagactgaggtagggtgttactgggatagactgaggtagggtgttactgggacaGACTGAGGTAAGGTGTTACTGGgatagactgaggtagggtgttactgggacagactgaggtagggtgttactgggatagactgaggtagggtgttactgggatagactgaggtagggtgttactgggatagactgaggtagggtgttactgggacagactgaggtagggtgttactgggatagactgaggtagggtgttactgggacagactgaggtagggtgttactgggatagactgaggtagggtgttactgggatagactgaggtagggtgttactgggacagactgaggtagggtgttactgggatagactgaggtagggtgttactaagatagactgaggtagggtgttactgggacagactgaggtagggtgttactgggacagactgaggtagggtgttactgggacagactgaggtagggtgttactaagatagactgaggtagggtgttactgggataGACTGAGGTAGAGTGTTACTGGgatagactgaggtagggtgttactgggatagactgaggtagggtgttactgggacagactgaggtagggtgttactaagatagactgaggtagggtgttactgggatagactgaggtagggtgttactgggatagactgaggtagggtgttactgggacagactgagg
The window above is part of the Pecten maximus chromosome 2, xPecMax1.1, whole genome shotgun sequence genome. Proteins encoded here:
- the LOC117320714 gene encoding crystallin J1A-like; the encoded protein is MCSVDKGSLNGRRAAAVLGAVVADAAAQPLHWIYDTNKLDNLISQTENIAFWKPSANPFYCIPTGRQSGYGDQAYVILKSLVENEGLDVRSLKDATFKFFGPESDYEHPVNATYKEKSDAQKNTFPIKAPWRHFSVKEFLANHKAGKEHTGSPTDDQIDCVVRIIPVVALYAGHPNMLTIAEEVVRITQESDFTVVVALCAARILEHFILNGPSDGVLEEVIKQMDNPHRANPQELDKAMVGKIREVLQGKETSHKKMAKQLRID